A genomic region of Caenorhabditis elegans chromosome V contains the following coding sequences:
- the cyp-34A6 gene encoding CYtochrome P450 family (Confirmed by transcript evidence) gives MLFILILTATVLILTVNIWRAWRKLPNGPLPIPLIGNFHQLFYYAWRFGGIVEGIKEMKKQYGKVFTLWMGPLPMVNICDYDIAYETHVKRANIFVNRYIHGATEYIREGRGIIGSNGDFWLEHRRFALTTFRNFGIGRNIIEGKIMEEYNYRFEDFHETHFKNGAIQVSASMFFDLLVGSIINQLLVSERFEQDDKEFEELKTKLTMALENSSIIEGVMPLWLLKSKFMKWRTKTTFAPFDFIYEVGQKGIQRRVAAIENGTHVLSEEGDDFVDAFIIKIEKDSKEEVESTFTLETLAVDLFDLWVAGQETTSTTLCWAFVCLMNYPEVVEKLRNELTEVTGGMRSVSLADRSSTLYLNATINEIQRIASILNVNLPRVLEEDALIDGVLVPAGTAFATQLSAMHTDDETFKNHKEFNPERFMENNNLEKKLIPFGIGKRSCPGESLARAELYLIIANIVMEYEIEPVGATPKMKTPTPFSLLKRPPSYEIRFVKRS, from the exons atgctATTCATCCTAATTCTGACTGCAACAGTATTAATATTAACTGTTAATATTTGGAGGGCATGGCGAAAACTACCAAATG GACCACTTCCAATTCCCCTCATTGGAAATTTCCATCAATTATTTTACTATGCCTGGAGATTCGGAGGAATTGTTGAGGGAataaaagaaatgaagaagCAATATGGAAAGGTTTTCACGTTATGGATGGGTCCACTGCCAATGGTGAATATATGTGATTATGATATTGCCTACGAAACACATGTCAAAAgagcaaacatttttgtaaatagaTATATACATGGAGCCACAGAGTATATCAGAGAAGGGAGAGGAATTATTGGATCAAATGGTGATTTTTGGTTGGAACATAGAAGATTCGCGCTTAcaacttttagaaattttggaattgggAGGAACATTATAGAAGGCAAAATTATGGAAGAATATAATTATCG ATTTGAGGATTTCCACGAgactcatttcaaaaatggagcTATTCAAGTCAGCGCCTCTAtgttttttgatctacttgtCGGATCCATTATCAATCAATTGTTGGTCTCTGAAAGATTTGAGCAAGACGATAAAGAGTTCGAAgagctgaaaacaaaacttacAATGGCATTGGAAAACAGTTCAATTATTGAAGGTGTAATGCCTTTATGGCTGTTAAAGTCGAAATTTATGAAATGGAGAACCAAGACAACATTTGCCCCATTCGATTTTATTTATGAGGTCGGACAAAAAGGAATTCAAAGAAG aGTTGCTGCTATTGAAAATGGAACACATGTTTTAAGTGAAGAAGGTGACGATTTTGTAGACGcatttataattaaaattgagaagGATAGTAAAGAAGAAGTCGAGTCAACTTTCAC CCTCGAAACACTTGCTGTGGACCTGTTTGATCTCTGGGTAGCCGGACAAGAAACAACATCCACTACGCTTTGTTGGGCATTTGTTTGCCTGATGAATTACCCAGAAGTTGTCGAGAAGCTTAGAAATGAACTAACAGAAGTCACTGGAGGAATGCGTAGTGTTTCATTAGCCGATAGATCAAGTACATTATACCTGAATGCTACTATAAAT gaaattcaGAGAATCGCTTCCATACTCAATGTCAATCTCCCACGTGTTCTTGAAGAAGATGCTCTAATTGACGGAGTACTTGTGCCAGCGGGCACAGCATTCGCCACTCAACTTTCCGCCATGCACACTGACGATGAGACTTTCAAAAACCATAAAGAGTTCAATCCCGAAAGATTTATGGAAAACAATAACTTGGAGAAAAAACTGATTCCATTTGGAATCGGAAAACGTTCCTGTCCCGGTGAATCTTTGGCAAGAGCCGAGCTATATTTG ATCATTGCAAACATTGTCATGGAATACGAAATAGAACCAGTTGGCGCTACTCCGAAAATGAAGACCCCAACGCCGTTCTCGTTACTGAAACGACCACCATCATATGAAATTCGATTTGTAAAACGTTCTTAA
- the cyp-34A6 gene encoding CYtochrome P450 family (Product from WormBase gene class cyp;~Confirmed by transcript evidence), with amino-acid sequence MFFDLLVGSIINQLLVSERFEQDDKEFEELKTKLTMALENSSIIEGVMPLWLLKSKFMKWRTKTTFAPFDFIYEVGQKGIQRRVAAIENGTHVLSEEGDDFVDAFIIKIEKDSKEEVESTFTLETLAVDLFDLWVAGQETTSTTLCWAFVCLMNYPEVVEKLRNELTEVTGGMRSVSLADRSSTLYLNATINEIQRIASILNVNLPRVLEEDALIDGVLVPAGTAFATQLSAMHTDDETFKNHKEFNPERFMENNNLEKKLIPFGIGKRSCPGESLARAELYLIIANIVMEYEIEPVGATPKMKTPTPFSLLKRPPSYEIRFVKRS; translated from the exons AtgttttttgatctacttgtCGGATCCATTATCAATCAATTGTTGGTCTCTGAAAGATTTGAGCAAGACGATAAAGAGTTCGAAgagctgaaaacaaaacttacAATGGCATTGGAAAACAGTTCAATTATTGAAGGTGTAATGCCTTTATGGCTGTTAAAGTCGAAATTTATGAAATGGAGAACCAAGACAACATTTGCCCCATTCGATTTTATTTATGAGGTCGGACAAAAAGGAATTCAAAGAAG aGTTGCTGCTATTGAAAATGGAACACATGTTTTAAGTGAAGAAGGTGACGATTTTGTAGACGcatttataattaaaattgagaagGATAGTAAAGAAGAAGTCGAGTCAACTTTCAC CCTCGAAACACTTGCTGTGGACCTGTTTGATCTCTGGGTAGCCGGACAAGAAACAACATCCACTACGCTTTGTTGGGCATTTGTTTGCCTGATGAATTACCCAGAAGTTGTCGAGAAGCTTAGAAATGAACTAACAGAAGTCACTGGAGGAATGCGTAGTGTTTCATTAGCCGATAGATCAAGTACATTATACCTGAATGCTACTATAAAT gaaattcaGAGAATCGCTTCCATACTCAATGTCAATCTCCCACGTGTTCTTGAAGAAGATGCTCTAATTGACGGAGTACTTGTGCCAGCGGGCACAGCATTCGCCACTCAACTTTCCGCCATGCACACTGACGATGAGACTTTCAAAAACCATAAAGAGTTCAATCCCGAAAGATTTATGGAAAACAATAACTTGGAGAAAAAACTGATTCCATTTGGAATCGGAAAACGTTCCTGTCCCGGTGAATCTTTGGCAAGAGCCGAGCTATATTTG ATCATTGCAAACATTGTCATGGAATACGAAATAGAACCAGTTGGCGCTACTCCGAAAATGAAGACCCCAACGCCGTTCTCGTTACTGAAACGACCACCATCATATGAAATTCGATTTGTAAAACGTTCTTAA
- the cyp-34A6 gene encoding CYtochrome P450 family (Confirmed by transcript evidence), protein MKKQYGKVFTLWMGPLPMVNICDYDIAYETHVKRANIFVNRYIHGATEYIREGRGIIGSNGDFWLEHRRFALTTFRNFGIGRNIIEGKIMEEYNYRFEDFHETHFKNGAIQVSASMFFDLLVGSIINQLLVSERFEQDDKEFEELKTKLTMALENSSIIEGVMPLWLLKSKFMKWRTKTTFAPFDFIYEVGQKGIQRRVAAIENGTHVLSEEGDDFVDAFIIKIEKDSKEEVESTFTLETLAVDLFDLWVAGQETTSTTLCWAFVCLMNYPEVVEKLRNELTEVTGGMRSVSLADRSSTLYLNATINEIQRIASILNVNLPRVLEEDALIDGVLVPAGTAFATQLSAMHTDDETFKNHKEFNPERFMENNNLEKKLIPFGIGKRSCPGESLARAELYLIIANIVMEYEIEPVGATPKMKTPTPFSLLKRPPSYEIRFVKRS, encoded by the exons atgaagaagCAATATGGAAAGGTTTTCACGTTATGGATGGGTCCACTGCCAATGGTGAATATATGTGATTATGATATTGCCTACGAAACACATGTCAAAAgagcaaacatttttgtaaatagaTATATACATGGAGCCACAGAGTATATCAGAGAAGGGAGAGGAATTATTGGATCAAATGGTGATTTTTGGTTGGAACATAGAAGATTCGCGCTTAcaacttttagaaattttggaattgggAGGAACATTATAGAAGGCAAAATTATGGAAGAATATAATTATCG ATTTGAGGATTTCCACGAgactcatttcaaaaatggagcTATTCAAGTCAGCGCCTCTAtgttttttgatctacttgtCGGATCCATTATCAATCAATTGTTGGTCTCTGAAAGATTTGAGCAAGACGATAAAGAGTTCGAAgagctgaaaacaaaacttacAATGGCATTGGAAAACAGTTCAATTATTGAAGGTGTAATGCCTTTATGGCTGTTAAAGTCGAAATTTATGAAATGGAGAACCAAGACAACATTTGCCCCATTCGATTTTATTTATGAGGTCGGACAAAAAGGAATTCAAAGAAG aGTTGCTGCTATTGAAAATGGAACACATGTTTTAAGTGAAGAAGGTGACGATTTTGTAGACGcatttataattaaaattgagaagGATAGTAAAGAAGAAGTCGAGTCAACTTTCAC CCTCGAAACACTTGCTGTGGACCTGTTTGATCTCTGGGTAGCCGGACAAGAAACAACATCCACTACGCTTTGTTGGGCATTTGTTTGCCTGATGAATTACCCAGAAGTTGTCGAGAAGCTTAGAAATGAACTAACAGAAGTCACTGGAGGAATGCGTAGTGTTTCATTAGCCGATAGATCAAGTACATTATACCTGAATGCTACTATAAAT gaaattcaGAGAATCGCTTCCATACTCAATGTCAATCTCCCACGTGTTCTTGAAGAAGATGCTCTAATTGACGGAGTACTTGTGCCAGCGGGCACAGCATTCGCCACTCAACTTTCCGCCATGCACACTGACGATGAGACTTTCAAAAACCATAAAGAGTTCAATCCCGAAAGATTTATGGAAAACAATAACTTGGAGAAAAAACTGATTCCATTTGGAATCGGAAAACGTTCCTGTCCCGGTGAATCTTTGGCAAGAGCCGAGCTATATTTG ATCATTGCAAACATTGTCATGGAATACGAAATAGAACCAGTTGGCGCTACTCCGAAAATGAAGACCCCAACGCCGTTCTCGTTACTGAAACGACCACCATCATATGAAATTCGATTTGTAAAACGTTCTTAA
- the cyp-34A7 gene encoding CYtochrome P450 family (Confirmed by transcript evidence): MLIILILVAIAAVLTVNLWRARQKLPNGPTPLPIIGNFHQLFYNGWKYGGLVAGFDQFRKQYGKVFTVWMGPIPAVQICDFDVAHETHVKKAHTFGHRYTFGAMEYIREGKGIIGSNGDFWLEHRRFALMTLRNFGLGRNIIEDKIMEEYRYRFEDFKKTNFKDGAIQVNASSLFDLLVGSIINQLLVSERFEQDDEEFEELKTNLAMALENGSIIEGVLPLWMLKSRFMKWRTKTTFAPFDFVFEVGKKGIQRRVAAIENGTHTLSEEGDDFVDAFIVKMEKDKKDGIDSSFTLETLAVDLFDLWQAGQETTSTTLTWACACLLNHPEVVEKLRKELTEVTGGARGVSLTDRTKTPYLNATINEVQRISSILNVNLLRILEEDAVIDGHPVPAGTAFTTQLALLHTDEETFKNHKEFIPERFLENNNLEKRLIPFGIGKRSCPGESLAKAELYLIIGNLVIDFDLKPVGAIPKIESPTPFSPVKRPPVYDIRFISRAH; this comes from the exons ATGCTTATAATTCTAATTCTAGTTGCAATTGCAGCTGTATTAACTGTAAATCTTTGGAGGGCTAGACAAAAACTTCCGAATG GACCTACTCCTTTACCTATAATTGGAAACTTCCATCAACTATTCTATAATGGATGGAAATATGGGGGACTTGTCGCAGGATTCGATCAGTTTAGAAAACAATACGGAAAAGTTTTCACAGTGTGGATGGGTCCAATACCTGCTGTACAGATTTGTGATTTTGACGTTGCCCATGAAACTCATGTCAAGAAAGCCCACACTTTTGGGCACCGGTACACCTTTGGCGCCATGGAATATATAAGAGAAGGAAAAGGAATTATCGGATCAAATGGCGATTTTTGGCTGGAGCATAGAAGATTTGCTCTGATGACTTTGAGAAATTTCGGTCTTGGCAGAAATATTATAGAGGACAAAATTATGGAAGAGTATCGATATCG ATTTGAAGACTTCAAAAAGACTAATTTCAAAGACGGAGCAATTCAAGTAAATGCTTCATCGTTATTCGATCTTCTTGTTGGTTCCATTATTAATCAACTACTTGTATCTGAAAGATTTGAGCAGGACGATGAGGAATTTGAAGAACTTAAAACAAATCTTGCAATGGCACTGGAGAATGGTTCAATTATTGAGGGAGTATTGCCGCTGTGGATGTTGAAGTCTAGGTTCATGAAGTGGAGAACCAAGACTACATTTGCTccatttgattttgtttttgaagtcGGGAAGAAGGGAATTCAAAGAAG AGTTGCTGCTATTGAAAATGGAACTCATACTCTCAGTGAAGAAGGTGACGATTTTGTGGACGCATTTATTGTTAAGATGGAGAAAGATAAGAAAGATGGAATTGACTCTAGTTTTAC TCTCGAGACACTTGCCGTCGACTTGTTTGATTTGTGGCAGGCTGGTCAGGAGACCACATCGACAACTTTGACCTGGGCGTGTGCGTGCCTGTTGAATCACCCAGAAGTTGTGGAGAAGCTCAGAAAAGAGCTGACAGAAGTTACCGGTGGAGCACGTGGAGTCTCCCTTACGGACAGAACCAAGACTCCATATTTGAATGCTACTATTAAT GAAGTTCAACGAATCTCATCAATTCTCAACGTCAACTTACTACGCATTTTGGAAGAAGATGCAGTAATTGATGGACACCCTGTGCCAGCTGGAACAGCTTTTACTACCCAGCTTGCCTTGCTACATACTGACGAGGAAAcgttcaaaaatcacaaagaaTTCATTCCGGAAAGATTCcttgaaaataataacttAGAGAAGAGACTGATTCCATTTGGAATTGGAAAACGATCTTGCCCTGGAGAATCGCTCGCAAAAGCTGAGCTGTATTTG ATTATCGGAAATCTCGTCATAGATTTCGATTTGAAGCCAGTTGGGgccattccaaaaattgaaagcccAACACCGTTTTCTCCAGTGAAAAGACCTCCAGTTTATGATATCAGATTTATTTCTCGGGCCCATtga
- the cyp-34A8 gene encoding CYtochrome P450 family (Confirmed by transcript evidence) — translation MLLILILLAVAAVLTANLWRARQKLPKGPTPLPLIGNFHQLFYLSWKTGSLVAAFNELKKQYGKVFTVWMGPKPSVYICDYDIAHETHVKRANIFGTRYSVGGMEYIREGRGIIGSNGDFWLEHRRFALMTLRNFGVGRTIMEDKIMDEYRYRFKDFKRTHFKNGAIQVNASSIFDLLVGSIINQLLVSERFEQDDQEFEKLKTSLAEALENISIIEGFLPLWVLKSPLMKWRTKITFAPFDFIFELGNRGIQRRVAAIENGTHTLSEEGDDFVDAFIVKMEKDKKEGIDSSFTLETLAIDLFDLWQAGQETTSTTLTWACVCLLNHPEVVEKLRKELTEVTGGTRGVSLTDRTKTPYLNANINEFQRIASILNVNLFRVLEEDTTIDSQPVPAGALVTTNLSMLHTDEEIFKNPQEFRPERFMENNNLEKRLIPFGIGKRACPGESLARAELFLITGNMILDYDLEPVGTLPKIETTTPFAPMKRPPVYDIRFVPRSQ, via the exons atgttactGATACTAATTTTGTTGGCTGTTGCGGCAGTCCTGACTGCAAATCTTTGGCGTGCCAGACAAAAACTTCCGAAAG GACCAACTCCTCTCCCGCTCATTGGCAATTTCCATCAATTGTTCTACCTTTCTTGGAAAACTGGAAGTTTGGTGGCGGCATTCaatgaattgaaaaagcaATATGGAAAAGTTTTCACAGTCTGGATGGGCCCGAAGCCCAGTGTATACATCTGTGACTATGATATTGCTCATGAGACTCATGTCAAGAGAGCGAATATTTTTGGAACTCGATATTCAGTAGGTGGTATGGAATATATCAGAGAAGGTCGCGGAATCATTGGGTCGAATGGAGATTTCTGGTTGGAGCACAGAAGATTTGCTCTGATGACTTTGAGAAATTTCGGAGTGGGAAGAACAATTATGGAGGATAAAATAATGGATGAATATAGATATAGATTTAAAGACTTTAAAAgaacacatttcaaaaatggagcAATCCAGGTAAATGcttcatcaatttttgatctactcgTTGGCTCAATTATCAATCAATTGCTAGTTTCTGAGAGATTTGAGCAGGACGATCAGGAAtttgaaaagctgaaaacCAGTCTGGCAGAGGCACTCGAAAATATATCAATAATCGAAGGTTTTCTACCGCTTTGGGTTCTCAAATCTCCGTTAATGAAGTGGAGGACAAAAATAACATTCGCTCCGTTtgactttatttttgaattgggGAACAGAGGAATACAGCGAAG agttgCTGCTATCGAAAATGGAACTCATACTCTCAGTGAAGAAGGCGACGATTTTGTAGACgcatttattgtaaaaatggAGAAGGACAAGAAAGAAGGCATTGACTCTAGTTTTAC TCTCGAGACACTGGCTATAGATTTGTTTGATCTCTGGCAAGCGGGTCAGGAGACCACATCTACTACTTTGACCTGGGCGTGTGTGTGCTTGCTGAACCATCCAGAAGTTGTGGAAAAGCTCAGAAAAGAGCTGACAGAAGTTACCGGAGGAACACGTGGAGTCTCCCTTACTGACAGAACCAAGACACCATACTTGAATGCTAATATAAAT gAGTTCCAACGCATTGCCTCAATTCTCAACGTCAACCTATTCCGAGTTCTCGAAGAGGACACAACGATTGATAGTCAGCCCGTACCAGCTGGGGCACTAGTCACAACCAATCTTTCTATGCTTCATACTGAtgaggaaattttcaaaaatcctcaAGAATTCCGCCCAGAAAGGTTTATGGAAAATAATAACTTGGAGAAGAGATTGATACCATTTGGAATTGGTAAACGAGCATGCCCTGGTGAATCGTTGGCTAGAGCTGAGCTGTTTTTG ATAACCGGAAACATGATCCTAGATTACGACCTAGAACCAGTTGGAactcttccaaaaattgagacaaCTACTCCATTTGCTCCAATGAAGAGACCACCAGTCTATGATATTCGCTTCGTTCCTCGATCTCAATAA
- the cyp-34A9 gene encoding CYtochrome P450 family (Product from WormBase gene class cyp;~Confirmed by transcript evidence), whose amino-acid sequence MEEDSIIEGQPISAGAVLTTQLAMLHTDEKTFKNHTEFRPERFLENNNLEKRLIPFGIGKRSCLGESLARAELYLITGNMILDFDFESVGAAPRIQTPTPFALMKRPPSYDIRFIPRSK is encoded by the exons ATGGAGGAGGACTCGATCATTGAGGGGCAGCCAATATCTGCTGGAGCCGTTTTGACTACTCAACTTGCCATGCTTCATACCGATGAGAAGACGTTCAAAAATCACACAGAGTTCCGACCTgaaagatttttggaaaataataatctGGAAAAACGGCTGATTCCATTTGGCATCGGGAAGAGATCTTGTCTTGGCGAATCACTGGCTAGAGCTGAGCTGTATTTG ataaCAGGAAATATGATTTTGGATTTCGATTTTGAATCGGTTGGTGCTGCCCCAAGAATTCAAACACCAACTCCGTTTGCACTAATGAAAAGACCGCCATCATATGATATCAGATTTATTCCTCGTTCCAAATGA
- the cyp-34A9 gene encoding CYtochrome P450 family (Confirmed by transcript evidence): MEEDSIIEGQPISAGAVLTTQLAMLHTDEKTFKNHTEFRPERFLENNNLEKRLIPFGIGKRSCLGESLARAELYLASEMCVFDTLNEFFSFQITGNMILDFDFESVGAAPRIQTPTPFALMKRPPSYDIRFIPRSK; this comes from the coding sequence ATGGAGGAGGACTCGATCATTGAGGGGCAGCCAATATCTGCTGGAGCCGTTTTGACTACTCAACTTGCCATGCTTCATACCGATGAGAAGACGTTCAAAAATCACACAGAGTTCCGACCTgaaagatttttggaaaataataatctGGAAAAACGGCTGATTCCATTTGGCATCGGGAAGAGATCTTGTCTTGGCGAATCACTGGCTAGAGCTGAGCTGTATTTGGCTAGTGAAATGTGTGTTTTTGATACtttaaatgagtttttttcttttcagataaCAGGAAATATGATTTTGGATTTCGATTTTGAATCGGTTGGTGCTGCCCCAAGAATTCAAACACCAACTCCGTTTGCACTAATGAAAAGACCGCCATCATATGATATCAGATTTATTCCTCGTTCCAAATGA